Proteins encoded within one genomic window of Pygocentrus nattereri isolate fPygNat1 chromosome 7, fPygNat1.pri, whole genome shotgun sequence:
- the b3gnt2l gene encoding N-acetyllactosaminide beta-1,3-N-acetylglucosaminyltransferase 2 — translation MMTMRRTKTLIIMVLTSSFCLVILYSMLNLQVTHNRREVAEIPAVTTKNLVLATSTIGIKDNKSTEHPTESKSGPPSSTAAVQQVTVSESFIKDIPKSSAFWNRKMYSLFGQQPIPINLTGNELVNGSQCHPESIESLQMNIQDLRSYPELYQDFLQGMDCHSPQILIDQPNKCAPVGSKGQVFLLFAVKSTPRHFERRQVIRDTWGREGVYQGELIVRTVFLLGRTSVDDPNLDKLITFEAKEYGDLLVWDFQDSFYNLTLKEHVFFKWTLYQCPQVSFIFKGDDDVFANTPAILSHLQSLEPDRASKLYAGQIISDASPLRDIKSKYYVPQSFYEGPYPTYAAGGGFLFSGSLLKPLYIISHYIPFFPIDDVYTGMCFKALGISAEKHEGFQTFDIREQDRENACVHKHLLLVHQRNPRQSKRLWRNMHSPLLTC, via the coding sequence ATGATGACAATGCGACGTACAAAGACTCTGATAATTATGGTCCTGACTAGCAGCTTTTGTCTTGTAATATTATATTCAATGCTAAACCTGCAAGTTACTCATAATCGAAGGGAAGTAGCGGAAATACCTGCAGTTACCACCAAAAACCTAGTTCTAGCAACCAGCACCATTGGTATCAAAGATAACAAGAGCACTGAACATCCAACAGAGTCAAAAAGTGGTCCACCCTCTAGTACTGCAGCAGTTCAGCAAGTCACTGTTTCTGAGAGCTTCATAAAGGATATTCCAAAAAGCAGCGCCTtctggaacaggaaaatgtaCTCATTGTTTGGACAGCAGCCCATTCCGATAAATCTTACAGGAAATGAACTTGTGAATGGCTCTCAATGCCATCCTGAGAGCATTGAGTCACTTCAAATGAACATACAGGATTTGAGATCTTATCCTGAGCTCTACCAGGACTTCCTTCAAGGTATGGATTGTCACAGTCCACAGATTCTAATTGACCAGCCTAACAAGTGTGCCCCAGTTGGTAGCAAAGGTcaagtttttcttctttttgctgTCAAATCTACCCCAAGACACTTTGAGAGGCGACAGGTTATCAGAGACACTTGGGGAAGAGAGGGAGTGTACCAGGGGGAGTTGATTGTGAGAACAGTCTTTCTGTTAGGCAGAACATCTGTGGATGATCCTAATCTGGATAAGCTAATCACTTTTGAGGCTAAGGAATATGGTGATCTACTCGTTTGGGACTTTCAAGACTCGTTTTACAATCTTACCCTGAAAGAgcatgtgttttttaaatggaCTCTATATCAATGTCCCCAGGTGTCCTTCATTTTCAaaggtgatgatgatgtttttGCTAACACACCAGCTATCCTTAGTCATCTACAATCTTTAGAGCCTGACAGAGCTTCCAAATTATACGCTGGTCAAATAATCTCTGATGCAAGCCCATTAAGAGACATCAAAAGCAAATATTATGTCCCCCAGTCATTCTATGAAGGCCCTTACCCAACCTATGCTGCTGGTGGTGGGTTTCTCTTCTCTGGATCTCTTCTTAAACCTCTCTACATCATCTCCCACTACattccttttttccccattgATGATGTGTATACAGGGATGTGTTTTAAGGCCCTTGGCATCTCAGCAGAAAAGCATGAGGGCTTTCAGACTTTTGACATTCGTGAACAGGATAGGGAGAATGCATGTGTGCACAAGCACTTGCTCCTGGTACATCAGCGGAATCCACGACAGAGTAAAAGACTTTGGAGGAACATGCACAGTCCCTTGCTAACATGCTGA